The genomic interval CCGATTGACGCGATTGACCATGGAGGCGAGATGAAGGAGAAACATCGAGACAAGGAGAAGAAGCGGAAAGAGCGCCTTATTCACGGTCGAGGCCACTACACCGATGATGGCGACTGCCTGCGCTACGTGCACCCACAGCATCACCGTCTTCCGACTGTGCCGTTCGGTGAGATAGCCCCCAAGTGGACCGCCGGCCCAGTTGGCAACATACTGAATTGCGTTGGCGAAGGAGAGCAAAGGCGCTCCGTACCCCATGCTTTGCACAGCCAAGGGCAGTGCGACGAGAAACAGCTTGTCACCGACCCGCGAGAAAAACCTACCGACTAGAAACGCGTGAAAAGAGTCAATAGTAATTCGCCTTAAGTAGCTACATTTCACTCCTTTTCCCCCCTTCATCAGGTGAATTTGAACCATTCGGGATAAGCAATTCGCCAGAGACGGAATACCGATAAATAGCTGGATTCCCCCACATACAGGTACGTGGCGCGACATCCTTTGTCACAACCGATCCCGAACCCACGACAGCAAATTCTCCAACGCATACGCCGGGTAATATAACAGTTCCAGACCCAATTCTTGCTCCTATCCTAAAAATCGGCGGGGCTAGTTCTGGGGACAAAGTTCTGTGTTTCCACACCATTCGTTTATCATTTACTGTTATTACTCCAGCACCAATAAAAACGGAATCTTCCACAACCACCCCACCCGTTATATGAGTTAGAGCTGAAATCCGAACCCACTTCCCTATACACGTATTTCGCTCAACCACTACGTGATGAGACAGGACTGTGTTGTCACCAATGCGTACGCCACTTCGAATAATACATCCATGTCCAATGTGGACATTGTTGCCGATAGAA from Alicyclobacillus vulcanalis carries:
- a CDS encoding DapH/DapD/GlmU-related protein, with protein sequence MSLRVMKGKNVIIQDNVTFLFEDDSQGKDVSIGDNTIIRSGVIIYEGASIGNNVHIGHGCIIRSGVRIGDNTVLSHHVVVERNTCIGKWVRISALTHITGGVVVEDSVFIGAGVITVNDKRMVWKHRTLSPELAPPIFRIGARIGSGTVILPGVCVGEFAVVGSGSVVTKDVAPRTCMWGNPAIYRYSVSGELLIPNGSNSPDEGGKRSEM